One region of Chelonoidis abingdonii isolate Lonesome George chromosome 14, CheloAbing_2.0, whole genome shotgun sequence genomic DNA includes:
- the DYNLRB1 gene encoding dynein light chain roadblock-type 1 yields MAEVEETLKRIQSQKGVQGIIVVNSEGIPIKSTVDNSTTVQYAGLMHSFIMKARSTVRDIDPQNDLTFLRIRSKKNEIMIAPDKDYFLIVIQNPTE; encoded by the exons ATG gCTGAGGTGGAAGAAACACTGAAGCGAATTCAGAGCCAAAAGGGCGTCCAAGGAATCATTGTTGTTAATTCGGAAG GTATTCCTATCAAAAGCACGGTGGACAACTCCACAACAGTGCAATACGCAGGCCTAATGCACAGCTTCATCATGAAGGCAAGGAGCACTGTGCGAGACATTGATCCCCAGAACGACCTGACGTTCCTGCGGATCCGCTCCAAGAAAAATGAGATCATGATTGCTCCAG ATAAAGACTATTTCCTGATCGTCATCCAGAATCCAACAGAATGA